Proteins encoded within one genomic window of Xylophilus sp. GOD-11R:
- the infB gene encoding translation initiation factor IF-2 yields MSSTTVAEFATELKKSTETLLDQLRSAGVSKGASSDILTEGDKQKLLGYLQASHGTVAADRKKITLVKKSTSEIKQADATGRARTIQVEVRKKRTFIKRDEGSDAAPEGELDADQALEAAQAEPVYSAADLELQRREEEMRSTADQLRVQEEELAEKRRSREERERREREAEERAAAYAAQEEAKKAQVTAEKAEANREQAEQIAARQKAQADARAAAEAESRARAAEEAARATDLDTRRRKAEAEAAAIRSMMATPKKVLVAKKPEEPPKPVAKPGEVKPGVKGTLHKPAVGAGTARPGAPAAPGAGAGKEVKSAKLSSSWAGDPAKKKEIKTRGDSSGGVGRNSWRAGPRGRRGDQRGDQRDDFSQQQAVEQRTLEVHVPETITVAELAHKMSVKAAEVIKQLMKLGQMVTMNQPLDQDTAMIVVEEFGHKAVVAALDDPEAFTDEDVGAHSGEALPRAPVVTVMGHVDHGKTSLLDYIRRAKVASGEAGGITQHIGAYHVETERGMVSFLDTPGHEAFTAMRARGAQATDIVILVVAADDGVMPQTKEAIKHAKAAGVPIVVAVNKIDKPDANPDRVKQELVVEEVVPEEYGGDSPFVSVSAKTGQGIDDLLEQVLLQAEVLELRAPVDAAAKGLVIEAQLDKGRGPVATVLVQSGTLKTGDIVLAGQTYGRVRAMVDENGRTTKSAGPSIPVEIQGLTEVPQAGDEFMVLGDERRAREIATYRAGKFRNTKLAKQQAAKLENMFSDMTGGEVKTLPVIIKADVQGSQEALAQSLLKLSTEEVRVQIVYAGVGGISESDINLAIASKAVVIGFNVRADSGARKTAEGNGIQLHYYDIIYDAVDELRAAMSGMLAPEQREEVIGTAEIRTVFVASKIGTVAGSYITSGQVTRNCRFRLLRENVVVYTGEVESVKRMKDDVREVKEGFECGIKLRNYNDIRELDQLEFFEIKEIARTL; encoded by the coding sequence ATGTCCAGCACTACCGTAGCCGAGTTCGCAACCGAACTCAAGAAGTCCACTGAAACCTTGCTCGACCAGCTCCGCTCGGCCGGCGTGAGCAAGGGGGCTTCGTCCGATATCCTGACCGAGGGTGACAAGCAGAAGCTGCTCGGCTATCTGCAGGCCAGCCACGGCACTGTCGCCGCCGATCGCAAGAAGATCACGCTGGTGAAGAAGTCCACCAGCGAGATCAAGCAGGCCGATGCCACCGGGCGTGCCCGCACGATCCAGGTCGAAGTCCGCAAGAAGCGCACCTTCATCAAGCGTGACGAGGGCAGCGATGCCGCACCCGAAGGCGAACTCGACGCCGACCAGGCTCTGGAAGCCGCGCAGGCGGAACCGGTGTACTCGGCCGCAGACCTCGAACTGCAGCGTCGCGAAGAAGAGATGCGCAGCACCGCGGATCAGCTTCGCGTGCAGGAAGAAGAACTGGCCGAGAAACGCCGTAGCCGCGAAGAGCGCGAGCGCCGCGAACGCGAGGCCGAAGAACGTGCCGCCGCCTACGCCGCTCAGGAAGAAGCCAAGAAGGCCCAGGTGACCGCCGAGAAGGCCGAAGCCAACCGCGAGCAGGCCGAGCAGATCGCCGCGCGCCAGAAGGCCCAGGCTGACGCCCGTGCCGCTGCCGAGGCCGAGTCGCGTGCCCGTGCTGCCGAAGAAGCCGCGCGTGCGACCGATCTCGACACCCGTCGCCGCAAGGCCGAAGCCGAAGCTGCTGCCATCCGCTCCATGATGGCCACGCCCAAGAAGGTGCTGGTCGCCAAGAAGCCTGAAGAGCCGCCGAAGCCCGTCGCCAAGCCGGGTGAAGTCAAGCCGGGCGTCAAGGGCACGCTGCACAAGCCCGCCGTCGGTGCGGGTACGGCACGCCCGGGTGCGCCTGCGGCGCCAGGCGCCGGTGCCGGCAAGGAAGTCAAGTCGGCCAAGCTGTCGTCCAGCTGGGCGGGCGATCCGGCCAAGAAGAAGGAAATCAAGACCCGCGGCGACAGCTCGGGTGGTGTGGGCCGCAACAGCTGGCGCGCCGGCCCGCGTGGCCGCCGTGGCGATCAGCGCGGCGACCAGCGCGACGATTTCTCGCAGCAACAAGCCGTCGAGCAACGCACGCTCGAAGTGCACGTGCCGGAAACCATCACCGTGGCCGAACTGGCGCACAAGATGTCGGTGAAGGCCGCCGAGGTCATCAAGCAGTTGATGAAACTCGGCCAGATGGTCACGATGAACCAGCCGCTGGACCAGGACACCGCGATGATCGTGGTGGAAGAGTTCGGCCACAAGGCGGTCGTCGCCGCGCTGGACGATCCGGAAGCGTTCACCGACGAAGACGTCGGCGCACATTCCGGTGAAGCCCTGCCGCGCGCTCCAGTGGTGACCGTCATGGGTCACGTCGACCACGGCAAGACCTCGCTGCTGGACTACATCCGTCGTGCCAAGGTCGCTTCCGGCGAAGCCGGCGGCATTACGCAGCACATCGGTGCCTACCACGTCGAAACCGAGCGTGGCATGGTGTCCTTCCTGGATACCCCGGGCCACGAGGCGTTCACCGCCATGCGTGCCCGCGGTGCTCAAGCGACCGACATCGTGATCCTGGTGGTCGCGGCCGACGACGGCGTCATGCCGCAGACCAAGGAAGCCATCAAGCATGCCAAGGCTGCCGGTGTGCCGATCGTGGTCGCGGTCAACAAGATCGACAAGCCCGATGCCAACCCCGACCGCGTCAAGCAGGAGCTGGTGGTCGAGGAAGTCGTGCCCGAAGAGTACGGCGGCGATTCGCCGTTCGTCAGCGTCTCGGCCAAGACTGGCCAGGGCATCGACGACCTGCTCGAACAGGTGCTGCTGCAGGCCGAAGTGCTGGAACTCCGCGCGCCGGTCGATGCCGCCGCCAAGGGCCTGGTCATCGAAGCGCAGCTCGACAAGGGCCGTGGCCCGGTTGCGACGGTGCTGGTGCAATCCGGCACGCTCAAGACCGGCGACATCGTGCTGGCCGGCCAGACCTATGGCCGCGTCCGAGCCATGGTCGACGAGAACGGCCGGACCACCAAGTCCGCCGGCCCGTCGATCCCGGTCGAGATCCAGGGTCTGACGGAAGTGCCGCAGGCTGGTGACGAATTCATGGTGCTGGGCGACGAACGCCGGGCCCGCGAAATCGCGACCTACCGTGCCGGCAAGTTCCGCAACACCAAGCTGGCCAAGCAGCAGGCGGCGAAGCTGGAAAACATGTTCTCCGACATGACGGGCGGCGAGGTCAAGACCCTGCCGGTCATCATCAAGGCCGACGTGCAAGGTTCGCAGGAAGCGCTGGCGCAATCGTTGCTCAAGCTGTCCACGGAAGAAGTCCGCGTGCAGATCGTGTATGCGGGCGTCGGTGGCATCAGCGAGTCCGACATCAACCTGGCGATCGCTTCCAAGGCGGTGGTCATCGGCTTCAACGTGCGCGCCGATTCCGGTGCCCGCAAGACGGCTGAAGGCAACGGCATCCAGCTGCACTACTACGACATCATCTATGACGCGGTGGACGAGCTTCGTGCCGCCATGTCCGGGATGCTGGCACCGGAGCAGCGCGAGGAAGTCATCGGCACCGCCGAAATCCGCACGGTGTTCGTGGCGTCCAAGATCGGTACGGTCGCAGGCTCCTACATCACCTCGGGCCAGGTCACGCGCAACTGCCGCTTCCGTCTGCTGCGCGAGAACGTGGTGGTCTACACGGGCGAAGTCGAGTCGGTCAAGCGCATGAAGGACGACGTACGCGAGGTCAAGGAAGGCTTCGAGTGCGGTATCAAGCTGCGCAACTACAACGATATCCGCGAGCTGGATCAGCTGGAATTCTTCGAGATCAAGGAGATCGCCCGCACGCTGTAA
- the nusA gene encoding transcription termination factor NusA: MNRELLMLVEAISREKSVERDVVFGAVESALAQATKKLYSGEVDIRVAIDRDTGVYETFRRWHVVPDEAGLQLPEQEILLFEAKEQIPDIEVDEHIEESVESVPIGRIGAMAAKQVILQKIRDAEREMLLNDFMSRGEKIFTGTVKRMDKGDIIVEAGRVEGRLRRSEMIPKENLRNGDRVRAMIMEVDLTLRGAPIILSRSAPEFMIELFRNEVPEIEQGLLEIKSCARDPGSRAKIAVLSHDKRVDPIGTCVGVRGTRVNAVTNELAGERVDIVLWSEDPAQFVIGALAPANVSSIVVDEEKHAMDVVVDEENLAIAIGRGGQNVRLASDLTGWKINIMDAAESAQKQADEAQAGRSLFMEKLDVDEEIADILIQEGFTSLEEVAYVPLQEMLEIESFDEDTVNELRSRAKDALLTMEIAREENVGGVSQDLRDLGGLTPEHISTLATAGVHTRDDLADLGVDELTEITGQSADEAKSLILKAREHWFAGQE, encoded by the coding sequence ATGAATCGCGAATTGTTGATGCTGGTCGAGGCGATTTCCCGCGAAAAGAGCGTCGAGCGTGACGTCGTCTTCGGCGCGGTCGAATCCGCCCTGGCGCAGGCAACCAAGAAGCTCTACAGCGGTGAAGTGGATATCCGCGTGGCGATCGATCGCGACACCGGTGTCTACGAAACTTTCCGCCGCTGGCACGTGGTGCCGGACGAGGCCGGTCTGCAACTGCCCGAGCAGGAAATCCTGCTGTTTGAAGCCAAGGAGCAGATTCCTGACATCGAGGTCGACGAGCACATCGAAGAGTCAGTCGAGTCGGTGCCGATCGGCCGTATCGGTGCCATGGCGGCCAAGCAGGTCATCCTGCAGAAGATCCGTGACGCCGAGCGCGAAATGCTGCTCAACGACTTCATGTCGCGCGGCGAAAAGATCTTCACCGGCACCGTCAAGCGCATGGACAAGGGCGACATCATCGTCGAGGCCGGGCGCGTCGAAGGCCGCCTGCGTCGCAGCGAGATGATCCCCAAGGAAAACCTGCGCAACGGCGACCGCGTGCGGGCCATGATCATGGAAGTCGACCTGACGCTGCGCGGCGCGCCGATCATCCTGTCGCGTTCGGCTCCGGAATTCATGATCGAGCTCTTCCGCAACGAAGTGCCCGAGATCGAACAAGGCCTTCTCGAGATCAAGTCCTGCGCCCGTGACCCCGGCAGCCGCGCCAAGATCGCCGTGCTCTCGCACGACAAGCGCGTCGACCCGATCGGCACCTGCGTCGGCGTGCGCGGCACCCGGGTCAATGCGGTCACCAACGAGCTGGCCGGGGAACGCGTCGACATCGTGCTGTGGAGCGAGGATCCGGCGCAGTTCGTCATCGGCGCCCTGGCGCCTGCCAACGTGTCGTCGATCGTGGTCGACGAAGAGAAGCACGCCATGGACGTGGTGGTCGACGAGGAAAACCTCGCCATCGCCATCGGCCGAGGCGGCCAGAACGTGCGCCTGGCTTCCGACCTCACCGGCTGGAAGATCAACATCATGGATGCCGCCGAGTCTGCCCAGAAGCAGGCCGACGAAGCCCAGGCCGGCCGTTCGCTATTCATGGAAAAGCTCGACGTCGACGAGGAAATCGCCGACATCCTGATCCAGGAAGGTTTCACCAGCCTCGAAGAAGTCGCCTACGTGCCGCTTCAGGAAATGCTGGAGATCGAAAGCTTCGACGAAGACACGGTCAACGAACTGCGCTCCCGCGCCAAGGACGCCCTGCTGACGATGGAAATCGCCCGCGAGGAAAACGTCGGCGGCGTTTCGCAGGACCTGCGTGACCTCGGCGGGCTGACGCCCGAACACATCTCCACGCTGGCGACCGCCGGTGTGCATACGCGCGACGATCTTGCCGACCTCGGCGTAGACGAACTCACAGAAATTACCGGCCAGTCCGCCGACGAGGCCAAGAGCCTGATTCTCAAGGCACGCGAACATTGGTTCGCGGGTCAAGAGTAA